TGGAAAACCCATTTCACGAGCAAGGAAtccagctaaaaaaaaaacaaaaggaaacaaaacaatacagTCTGGCTacatttggaaaacaaaaagaaatgttctAAATCCAAACCGGCCAAATTCCCTGCCGCTCCAGTTGGCACTACGATGCAAATCTCATCGCCAATGTTGGGACAGCACTGAAGGTATATGTAAACATAGTGAGCGGCTTGAAGGAGAACTCGGCCCCATTGTATGCTGTTGAAAGAGCCCAGACTGTTGGCCGCTGAAAAGTGTTGGTCTTGGAAACATTCTTTGATGGGTTGGTCCAGATCGTCCGAACTCCCctcaacttttgaaaaaaatgaaagaaagaaaaaataaggaatatcCGGATTAATATTTGATCATATTTATGTTTCTCTTGTTACCCGAACAAATGTGTACGTTTGGCGCTTTGACAGTCAGCATTTGAAGCTCTTGGATTTTCGATACCCGATTTAATGGATATAGTAGAACCAAGTCTACTCTTTCTAGGTTGGCGACACTGTGAGCGGCAGCGGGACCTGTATCGCCAGACGTTCCTACCAAAATTTTAACCCGTTTGTCTTGGCCctttaaagaaataagaaatgtatttaaattttgatgcataattatttatagtactacctttttcttcaagaaaaTTTCCAAAAGTTTGGCAAGTACAGCTAGAGATAAATCTTTAAATGCCAAGGTGGGTCCTTGAAAGAGCTCAGCAATACACATTTTGTCATCTAACTTTTCAAGGTGTACAACCGTTTCGGGATATTCGAAATCTTTGTACGCTGAGGCAACGACTCCTATTTATAGCgacattttaaatgtataatgCATTTTacacaacaaatgaaaaacaaaataatatttgtcACCTTCAATTTCTCTATCTGTAAGCTCATCTTCTGAAGTGAACAGTCTAAGGATTTTTTGAACAATGCCTGGGTATTTCAAGTCTTTCCAagaatgaaattcattttttgatatTGTTGGAATATGATCACACACATAGAGTCCTCCATCTTTGGCATAGCCTTAAAAATCATACAGAAATAATAAgataaatttgttaaaaatatgtCGAGCTCTAAATACCTGGTGAGAATAAAACTTGTTCAAATGAATAGAGATCACTGGTACCACTTGAAGATCTAGTGCTCctgtatttcattttcacccTTAGGTTTGATAGGCACAAGGACAGTTATAGTAAGAAGATGTCTAGAAAGTGCCTAGTCGTCAAGGCAATATGTGTTTGGGCGTGGCACATCATTTAGAATTTGTAATCTAATCTCCGACAGCCGCCGGCATTATTAGATCTAACAAGTCACAAGCTAATATTATAgacaaactgaaaaaaaaacactatcACGAGCGATTGGATTGGACTATCCAGCAGTATTCATTTGCATAACTGCTGTGTAATTTTCGTATTCCAATGTTTATGTTGCTGCGCTAATACATATATTTATCAGCGTGTGAGAAATAAAAGCAGCTCTGATAAAAGTTTAATTTTCTGTCTGAGATCAAAGAACAAACGGAAATGATGTGATCTGATAATTATAACACCAggacattttgttgtttttatttgcttgtAGATTTAGCGAACTAATCACGAAACAGTCACGCACGGATCACGCTGTTTGTCAATGGACGCCCCTATCAACAGATGACGTTGGTCTTTTTTGTGAAAGTGCAATTGTGCAAGACCCTTGCAATTATAAAACATGTTCAATTTCGGTTACACttggaataataaatttaaatattcgcCCTATTTACTGCTTTGGTCAAGGTTGATATAGTCTCGAGGTTGATTTTATATCATCAAGTTATTGCGAGATAAAGTTTTCTCGTCCGTTGACAATAAGTGAACAATGTCTCAGGGACGTGGACGTTGCACCCCCAATACACAAGTGCATTACGATTCAAAGTGCCCAAGTGGTGTAATAAAGGGGGCAGGGCCACAAGGTGAATTGAC
This region of Daphnia pulex isolate KAP4 chromosome 9, ASM2113471v1 genomic DNA includes:
- the LOC124203006 gene encoding threonine synthase-like 2, with amino-acid sequence MKYRSTRSSSGTSDLYSFEQVLFSPGYAKDGGLYVCDHIPTISKNEFHSWKDLKYPGIVQKILRLFTSEDELTDREIEGVVASAYKDFEYPETVVHLEKLDDKMCIAELFQGPTLAFKDLSLAVLAKLLEIFLKKKGQDKRVKILVGTSGDTGPAAAHSVANLERVDLVLLYPLNRVSKIQELQMLTVKAPNVHICSVEGSSDDLDQPIKECFQDQHFSAANSLGSFNSIQWGRVLLQAAHYVYIYLQCCPNIGDEICIVVPTGAAGNLAAGFLAREMGFPIKLVATVNSNDILARTFQNGDYSPAPDVAASLAPAMDIQAPYNIERVLYFATHGDALAVRNVMEDFEQSGKVTLSAEILSAIQEVIVQSVSVSDSDIVQAMQLCHSKYNYVICPHTATAVSYCFNVDQRGKQVFVCLATASPAKFPEACEAAGLDKSTHHRVERLKMDTEICTPRHVFLKGHDWTSQLKDIILKI